Proteins from a genomic interval of Capsicum annuum cultivar UCD-10X-F1 chromosome 4, UCD10Xv1.1, whole genome shotgun sequence:
- the LOC107868296 gene encoding probable LRR receptor-like serine/threonine-protein kinase At3g47570, with protein MEKAFTSFLLLLQYYVISSSAMTQLNISTDQLALLSLKSQVISDPFHYLDESWSPVTSICHWVGVTCGSRHQRVKSLNLSNMALTGIIPRELGNLTFLVSLDLGSNNFHGNLPQEMTHLHRLKFLGLSFNSFSGEVPSWFGLLHQLQVLNLGNNSFTGSIPSSFSNISTLETLNLNFNSIDGQIPKVIGSLINLRVLKLGGNKLIGFIPTSLLNASRLERLELSSNSLQGNIPEGIGNLHNLNWLAIQYNQLTGSIPFTIFNISRIEVISFTGNSLSGSLPNVLCHGLPILKGLYLSDNKLHGHMPTSLSNCSQLQVLSLSKNEFDGPIHSEIGRLSNLQQLYLGTNHFTGEIPKEISNLIELELLDLSLNSFSGSLPRIFLLIFNISGLREIALTNNNLSGSLPPNMCSILPNIEELYLGNITNLVGTIPHSISNCSKLTLLDLAGNKLTGLIPSSLGYLTHLQYLNLERNNLTSDSLLSFLTSLTNCRNLTLLTLSFNPLNGMLPASTGNLSTSLRKFYAYNCKIRGQIPNEVGNLSSLLDLVLSGNNLAGSVPTSIGNLRNLQRFNLNNNKLTGFIGDHICKLQHLGGIYLGQNHLSGSLPNCLGNITSLREIHLGSNKLSSNIPPSLGNLQDLVSLDLSSNNMVGSLPPEIGNLKAATLIDLSMNQFSNRIPREIGGLQNLAHLSLRRNKLQGSIPDSVSNMVGLEFLDLSHNNISGTIPKSLEKLQNLKYFNVSVNKLYGEIPSGGPFKNLSSLFFTDNEALCGSSIFSVPSCPTSSKHQSNWKKLLVLYLFLGLAILFVPITFVFVWIRYRRGKRAPQQADPLSTKKRERISYYELLQATDDLSESNLIGSGSFGSVYKGIVKSGTVVAVKVFNLQLDAVFKSFDTECEVLRSLRHRNLVKVITSCSNLDFKALVLEYMPNGSLEKYLYSYNYFLDTRQRLSIMIDVACALEYLHHGCSSPVIHCDLKPSNVLLDEDMVAHLSDFGISKLLGEDQSDLYTKTLATLGYIAPEYGLEGLVSTKCDVYSYGVMLLETFTRRKPNEFEGDLSLMKWVSYSLPDAVMDVVDVNLVTATGKGLQKELDVVASIMKVALDCCVESAARRTNIKDVVGMLQKIKIQLLAC; from the exons ATGGAGAAAGCTTTCACCTCTTTTCTCTTGCTGCTTCAGTACTATGTTATAAGTAGTTCAGCCATGACCCAACTTAACATCTCCACTGATCAATTAGCTCTCCTTTCCCTGAAATCTCAAGTCATTTCGGATCCCTTTCACTACTTGGATGAAAGTTGGTCTCCAGTTACGTCTATTTGTCATTGGGTTGGAGTCACATGTGGCTCCCGCCACCAGCGAGTAAAGTCCTTGAATCTTTCAAACATGGCTCTTACAGGCATAATACCCCGTGAACTAGGGAACCTCacttttcttgtttctcttgacttGGGAAGCAACAATTTCCATGGAAATTTGCCTCAAGAAATGACACACTTGCATCGGCTTAAGTTTCTTGGTTTAAGTTTCAACAGCTTCAGTGGGGAGGTTCCCTCTTGGTTTGGGCTTTTACACCAACTTCAAGTACTAAATCTTGGAAATAATAGTTTCACTGGTTCCATCCCTTCTTCATTTTCTAATATTTCCACACTTGAGACTTTGAATCTGAATTTCAATTCTATAGATGGTCAAATCCCAAAAGTTATTGGAAGTCTTATAAACCTTAGAGTATTAAAGTTGGGGGGTAACAAGCTCATAGGCTTTATTCCTACGTCACTCTTGAATGCCTCAAGGTTGGAGAGGTTAGAATTATCTTCTAATTCACTTCAAGGAAACATTCCAGAAGGGATCGGCAATCTTCACAACTTGAACTGGTTGGCCATACAGTATAATCAACTTACGGGTTCTATACCATTcacaattttcaatatttctaggaTCGAAGTAATTTCATTTACAGGCAATAGCTTATCAGGAAGTCTCCCCAATGTTTTATGCCATGGTCTCCCAATACTCAAAGGGCTTTATCTATCCGACAACAAGCTTCATGGTCATATGCCGACAAGCTTGTCAAATTGTTCACAACTTCAAGTATTGTCTTTATCAAAAAATGAGTTTGATGGACCAATACATAGTGAAATTGGAAGATTGAGTAACTTGCAGCAATTGTATCTCGGAACTAACCATTTCACAG GTGAAATACCCAAAGAGATAAGCAATCTCATTGAGTTGGAGCTACTTGATCTTTCTCTTAATAGTTTTAGTGGTTCACTCCCAAGGATCTTTCTCTTGATCTTCAATATATCAGGGTTGAGAGAGATTGCACTAACTAACAATAATCTATCAGGAAGCCTCCCACCAAACATGTGTTCTATCTTACCCAACATTGAAGAGCTTTATCTGGGCAATATAACTAATCTTGTTGGAACTATTCCTCATTCAATCtccaattgttcaaaacttaCTCTTCTTGACCTTGCCGGCAACAAACTCACTGGATTGATTCCCAGTTCTCTTGGATATTTGACTCATTTGCAGTACCTAAACTTGGAGAGAAACAATTTAACAAGTGATTCATTGTTAAGCTTCTTGACTTCCTTAACTAATTGTAGAAATTTAACACTTCTTACTCTATCATTCAACCCTCTAAATGGCATGCTTCCAGCCTCCACGGGGAACCTTTCCACCTCTCTAAGAAAATTTTACGCCTACAATTGCAAAATCAGAGGGCAAATTCCAAATGAAGTTGGGAACTTAAGCAGCTTATTAGACCTTGTACTTTCTGGAAATAACTTGGCCGGATCGGTTCCAACATCAATTGGCAACTTGAGAAACCTTCAGCGCTTCAACTTGAATAACAACAAACTTACAGGATTTATTGGTGATCATATATGTAAATTGCAGCATTTGGGTGGTATTTACTTGGGTCAAAATCATCTCTCTGGATCTCTTCCTAATTGTTTAGGGAATATTACTTCCCTTAGGGAGATACATCTGGGTTCCAACAAATTGAGTTCCAATATACCACCAAGCTTAGGGAACCTTCAAGATCTAGTGTCTCTCGACTTATCGTCAAACAACATGGTTGGTTCTTTACCTCCagaaattggaaatctaaagGCTGCGACACTGATAGATCTATCAATGAATCAATTTTCAAATCGAATTCCAAGAGAAATTGGTGGGTTGCAAAATCTGGCACACCTTTCTTTGAGACGCAACAAGTTGCAAGGATCTATACCGGACTCAGTGAGCAACatggtaggtttggaattcctagacCTTTCTCATAATAACATATCAGGAACCATTCCCAAGTCTTTGGAGAAACTTCAAAACCTGAAGTATTTCAATGTTTCTGTCAATAAATTGTATGGTGAAATACCCTCAGGGGGTCCTTTCAAGAACCTCTCGAGTCTGTTTTTCACCGACAATGAAGCATTGTGTGGTTCTTCAATATTTAGTGTCCCATCTTGCCCAACTTCATCAAAGCACCAATCAAACTGGAAAAAATTGCTAGTTCTATATCTTTTTCTAGGACTTGCAATTTTATTTGTTCCTATCACATTTGTGTTTGTATGGATAAGGTATAGGCGAGGTAAAAGAGCTCCTCAACAAGCTGATCCATTGTCGACAAAGAAACGAGAAAGAATTTCATACTATGAACTGCTCCAGGCAACGGATGATCTTAGTGAGAGTAATCTGATTGGTTCTGGAAGTTTTGGCTCTGTTTACAAAGGCATTGTCAAAAGTGGAACTGTCGTTGCAGTTAAAGTGTTCAATCTGCAACTGGATGCGGTATTCAAGAGTTTTGATACGGAATGTGAAGTTTTGCGTAGCCTTCGCCATAGGAATCTCGTAAAAGTCATTACTAGTTGTTCCAATCTTGATTTCAAGGCTTTAGTTCTCGAGTATATGCCTAATGGGAGTCTCGAGAAATATTTGTATTCATACAACTACTTCCTTGATACCAGGCAGAGACTAAGCATAatgatagatgtggcatgtgCTTTGGAATATCTTCACCATGGGTGCTCGTCGCCTGTGATCCACTGTGATCTGAAGCCTAGTAACGTCTTgctggatgaggatatggttgcCCACCTCAGCGACTTTGGCATTTCAAAACTGCTTGGTGAAGATCAGAGTGATTTGTACACTAAAACCTTAGCAACATTGGGGTATATAGCGCCAG AGTATGGACTGGAAGGACTAGTGTCAACAAAGTGTGACGTCTATAGTTATGGGGTCATGTTGCTGGAAACGTTTACCAGGAGAAAGCCTAATGAGTTTGAAGGAGATCTTAGCTTGATGAAATGGGTGAGTTATTCACTTCCAGATGCAGTAATGGACGTCGTGGATGTCAACTTGGTAACAGCAACAGGTAAAGGCTTACAGAAGGAGCTAGATGTTGTGGCATCAATCATGAAAGTAGCATTAGATTGTTGTGTTGAATCTGCGGCAAGAAGGACTAACATAAAAGATGTTGTAGGAATGCTACAGAAgatcaagattcaacttcttgCATGTTGA
- the LOC107868295 gene encoding probable LRR receptor-like serine/threonine-protein kinase At3g47570 isoform X2, with protein MSNMVGLEFLDLSYNNISGIIPKSLEKLQNLKYFNVSVNKFYGEIPSGGPFQNLSSQFFIHNEALCGSSRFSVPPCPTSSKHRSSRKKLLVLFLLLGIALVVVPRTFIFFWIRYRKGKRAPQQADSLSSITRERISYYELIQATDALSESNLIGSGIFGSVYKGILRSGTAIAVKVFNLQLDAAFKSFDTECEVLCSLRHRNLVKVNTSCSNLDFKALVLEYMPNGSLEKYLYSYNYFLDTKQRQSIMIDVACALEYLHHGCSLPVIHCDVKPSNVLLDEDMAARLSDFGISKLLGEDQGDLYTKILETLGVWTGWTSVNKV; from the exons ATGAGCAACatggtaggtttggaattcctagacCTTTCATATAACAATATATCTGGAATCATTCCTAAGTCTTTGGAGAAACTTCAAAACTTGAAGTATTTCAATGTTTCTGTCAACAAATTCTATGGTGAAATACCCTCGGGAGGTCCTTTCCAGAACCTCTCGAGTCAGTTTTTCATCCACAATGAAGCATTGTGTGgttcttcaagatttagtgtcccGCCATGCCCCACTTCTTCAAAGCATAGATCTAGTAGGAAAAAATTActagttctttttcttttgctggGAATTGCACTAGTAGTTGTTCCTagaacctttatttttttctggaTAAggtatagaaaaggtaaaagagcTCCTCAACAAGCTGATTCATTGTCTTCCATAACAAGAGAAAGAATTTCATACTATGAATTGATCCAAGCAACTGATGCGCTTAGTGAGAGTAATCTGATTGGTTCTGGAATTTTTGGCTCTGTTTACAAAGGTATTCTCAGAAGTGGAACTGCCATTGCAGTTAAAGTGTTCAACCTGCAACTGGATGCGGCATTCAAGAGTTTTGATACTGAATGTGAAGTTTTGTGCAGCCTTCGCCATAGGAATCTCGTTAAAGTCAATACTAGTTGTTCCAATCTTGATTTCAAAGCTTTAGTGCTTGAGTATATGCCTAATGGAAGTCTTGAGAAGTATCTGTATTCGTACAACTACTTCCTTGACACCAAGCAGAGACAAAGCATAatgatagatgtggcatgtgCTTTGGAATATCTTCACCATGGGTGCTCGTTGCCTGTGATTCACTGTGATGTGAAGCCTAGTAACGTCTTGCTGGATGAAGATATGGCTGCCCGCCTCAGCGACTTTGGCATCTCAAAACTGCTTGGTGAAGATCAGGGTGATTTGTACACTAAAATCTTAGAAACATTGGG AGTATGGACTGGATGGACTAGTGTCAACAAAGTGTGA
- the LOC107868295 gene encoding probable LRR receptor-like serine/threonine-protein kinase At3g47570 isoform X1: MSNMVGLEFLDLSYNNISGIIPKSLEKLQNLKYFNVSVNKFYGEIPSGGPFQNLSSQFFIHNEALCGSSRFSVPPCPTSSKHRSSRKKLLVLFLLLGIALVVVPRTFIFFWIRYRKGKRAPQQADSLSSITRERISYYELIQATDALSESNLIGSGIFGSVYKGILRSGTAIAVKVFNLQLDAAFKSFDTECEVLCSLRHRNLVKVNTSCSNLDFKALVLEYMPNGSLEKYLYSYNYFLDTKQRQSIMIDVACALEYLHHGCSLPVIHCDVKPSNVLLDEDMAARLSDFGISKLLGEDQGDLYTKILETLGYIAPGTSLSFADYPFLFFPPRKHIAYLNVLFDCRVWTGWTSVNKV; encoded by the coding sequence ATGAGCAACatggtaggtttggaattcctagacCTTTCATATAACAATATATCTGGAATCATTCCTAAGTCTTTGGAGAAACTTCAAAACTTGAAGTATTTCAATGTTTCTGTCAACAAATTCTATGGTGAAATACCCTCGGGAGGTCCTTTCCAGAACCTCTCGAGTCAGTTTTTCATCCACAATGAAGCATTGTGTGgttcttcaagatttagtgtcccGCCATGCCCCACTTCTTCAAAGCATAGATCTAGTAGGAAAAAATTActagttctttttcttttgctggGAATTGCACTAGTAGTTGTTCCTagaacctttatttttttctggaTAAggtatagaaaaggtaaaagagcTCCTCAACAAGCTGATTCATTGTCTTCCATAACAAGAGAAAGAATTTCATACTATGAATTGATCCAAGCAACTGATGCGCTTAGTGAGAGTAATCTGATTGGTTCTGGAATTTTTGGCTCTGTTTACAAAGGTATTCTCAGAAGTGGAACTGCCATTGCAGTTAAAGTGTTCAACCTGCAACTGGATGCGGCATTCAAGAGTTTTGATACTGAATGTGAAGTTTTGTGCAGCCTTCGCCATAGGAATCTCGTTAAAGTCAATACTAGTTGTTCCAATCTTGATTTCAAAGCTTTAGTGCTTGAGTATATGCCTAATGGAAGTCTTGAGAAGTATCTGTATTCGTACAACTACTTCCTTGACACCAAGCAGAGACAAAGCATAatgatagatgtggcatgtgCTTTGGAATATCTTCACCATGGGTGCTCGTTGCCTGTGATTCACTGTGATGTGAAGCCTAGTAACGTCTTGCTGGATGAAGATATGGCTGCCCGCCTCAGCGACTTTGGCATCTCAAAACTGCTTGGTGAAGATCAGGGTGATTTGTACACTAAAATCTTAGAAACATTGGGGTATATTGCGCCAGGAACGTCTCTTAGTTTTGCTGATTATCCCTTTCTTTTTTTCCCACCTAGAAAGCATATTGCATATTTAAATGTATTGTTTGACTGTAGAGTATGGACTGGATGGACTAGTGTCAACAAAGTGTGA